A part of Setaria viridis chromosome 8, Setaria_viridis_v4.0, whole genome shotgun sequence genomic DNA contains:
- the LOC117834094 gene encoding uncharacterized protein, which produces MGFGRKVGEGGVSRWLLLLAGVLLAVAVTVTAGDAAEEGATAGDYSLHGSQAMCELKCQHHHDPVNKKRCVDFCIRWQLALPFDAAEEGATAGDDSLHGSRAMCELKCQHHHDPVNKKRCVDFCIRWQLALPFDAAEVAQGATAGEDSLHGSRAMCELKCQHHHDPVNKKRCVDFCIRWQLALPFDAVEEGATAGKDSLHGSRAMCELKCQHHHDPVNKKRCVDFCIRWQLALLFDVKEEDGASATDTITAGEVGVCANRRICKIKCQHHHDQVNSNRCTDFCIGYQVALDAIMENNGATATVTAGEDTLRGSRRMCELKCQHHHNPVNKKRCIDFCIRYQLALHDINDGATAAAAGGAIRQVV; this is translated from the coding sequence ATGGGGTTTGGGCGGAAGGTTGGAGAGGGTGGGGTTAGCAGGTGGCTCCTCCTGCTCGCCGGGGTGCTGCTGGCGGTGGCTGTCACGGTGACGGCCGGTGACGCTGCGGAGGAGGGAGCCACCGCTGGCGACTACAGCCTCCACGGTAGCCAAGCTATGTGCGAGCTCAAGTGCCAGCATCATCATGATCCAGTGAACAAGAAGCGGTGCGTCGACTTCTGCATACGGTGGCAGCTAGCGCTACCGTTTGACGCTGCGGAGGAGGGAGCCACCGCTGGCGACGACAGCCTCCACGGTAGCCGAGCTATGTGCGAGCTCAAGTGCCAGCATCATCATGATCCAGTGAACAAGAAGCGGTGCGTTGACTTCTGCATACGGTGGCAGCTAGCGCTACCATTTGATGCTGCGGAGGTGGCTCAGGGAGCCACCGCGGGCGAGGACAGCCTCCACGGTAGCCGAGCTATGTGCGAGCTCAAGTGCCAGCATCATCATGATCCAGTGAACAAGAAGCGGTGCGTCGACTTCTGCATACGGTGGCAGCTAGCGCTACCGTTTGacgcggtggaggagggagcCACCGCGGGCAAAGACAGCCTCCACGGTAGCCGAGCTATGTGCGAGCTCAAGTGCCAGCATCATCATGATCCAGTGAACAAGAAGCGGTGCGTCGACTTCTGCATACGGTGGCAGCTAGCACTACTGTTTGACGTTAAGGAGGAGGATGGAGCTAGCGCCACCGACACCATCACCGCTGGTGAGGTCGGCGTCTGCGCCAACCGGCGTATATGCAAGATCAAGTGCCAGCACCATCACGACCAGGTGAACAGCAACCGGTGCACCGACTTCTGCATAGGGTACCAAGTGGCACTAGATGCCATTATGGAGAATAatggagccaccgccaccgtcaccGCTGGTGAGGACACGTTACGCGGTAGCAGGCGTATGTGCGAGCTCAAGTGTCAGCACCACCATAACCCGGTGAACAAGAAGAGGTGCATCGACTTCTGCATTCGGTACCAGCTGGCACTGCATGATATCAAtga